The nucleotide window CGCAGTTCGTCTCGGATTGTGTGTTTGACTCGAACATGTCGGCCTCGAACGGCGGCGGAGTGTACTTTCAATCCTCCGGTTCGGAGTTTCTCAACTGCCGAATCATCGGGAACAGCTCCCGTTCGGGCGCCGGACTGCACCTCGCCGCCGACGATTGTCGCGTGTACGGCTGCACGTTTCAGTTAAATCGTGCGAGCTCGGAGGGCGGCGGCATAGTGGCCTATTTCCGTTCGGAATTCGATTCGTGTTGGATCACGGAAAACGCCGCCGAAACCCGCGGGGGCGGTGTGGCGATGTACGGTGCGGGCGGTCATCCCGTGTTTTCGCGGTGCCTGATCGCGCATAATCAGAGCGGATTCGGCGGCGGCGTTTACGCGTGGCTTGGCGGAGATCTGGAACGGTGCACCGTGGTTGACAACACGGGCAGCTCCGGCGGGGGAATATATTCCACGGGCAGCGGCTTGGTAATGAACTCGACCGTGGTCAGCCGCTCCGTCGGCGTTGGTATTTACTTTGCCCCTGATGTGGACTCCGTTGAGTTCATGTACTGCGACACTTACGGAAACTCGGATTCTGATCTTGGTGGTCCAGGGAACCCCCCTGAGTTTCCACCGGACCTCGGCATGATCGCAACCCTGAATGCGCGGGGCGACTCCTGCGACATCTATTCCAACGTCAGCTTGGATCCGTGGTTCGAGGATGCTGAGAACCGCGACTATCATGTGCAGGCGCTATCGCCGTGTATCGACGCCGGTTCTCCGGAGCTGGCGCCTGATCCCGATGGCTCGCTTGCCGATATCGGCGCGTTCTTTACGACCTCGCCGTTCTCGACCCCGGAGCCGTTTGCGCTGACTGCACCGGGCGCCGGCGACACGCTGCGCGACAGCGTTGTATTTTCCTGGGAAGCGGCCGTGGATCCGGACACCGGCGAGTCTATCTGGTACGAGTTGGAATTCGCGGCGTTGGATACGTTTGCGCAGGCCTGGGAGGTTCTGGTCACCCACGATGCAGGACAGCTCACGCAGCGCGCGGTTAACATAGATTCACTTCCGCGACGCGAGCGGGCCGCATACTACTGGTATGTGTTGGCGCATTCGCACTATCCCCGCTACACCACGCGTAGCGCCGAGACGCGACGGTATTACCCGTGGAACTATGCCTCACCGCCGCCCTTCAATTTGCTGGCTCCGGATGCGGGAGATACGCTGCGCGGACTCACGGAGTTTTCTTGGGAAACAGCCGTTGATCCGGACACCGGCGAGGTCATTTGGTACGAAGTGGAATTCGCGGCACTCGATACAATCCAACAGACGTGGCAAACCCTGGCCACGTACTTCACCGGTCCATCCACCAGTCGTTGGATTGATATTGATTCTCTGCCGCGGGTTGACCACGCGACCACTCATTGGTACGCGCTGGCTCACACGCAACTTCCGGAAGCCACCACGCGCAGCGCGCAGATTCGGCAATTCTATCCCTGGCGCTACACACCGCCCGCACCGTTCAATCTAATCAGCCCCGCCGACGAGGACACACTTCAGCTGCCGGCGCAGCGGTTCTGCTGGCATTCGACCACGGATCGTGATCCGGGCGACACCGTGCGCTACCGACTCGTCGTTACCGTCGAGGACAGCGTGACGCATCAGGTGACGGAGCTGCGCTCGCTGGACACCGGCACGGACACCTGTGTGACGGCTACGTTTGATTCGCTGGAGCACGGCCGCTGGACTCACCTGGACTGGCACGCTACGGCGCGCAGTTCTCAACCGCAGGGCGAGGTTTTCAGCGCGGAGACTCGCCAGCTCGTTTGGATCATGGGACCGCCGCGCAGCCTTCCGCGGCCTTTCCATTTGACGGCGCCGCCCAGTGGCGCGACGCTCGGCGGCCTCGTGGAGTTTCGATGGCAGGCGACCGTCGATCCGGATTCGGGCGAGCACATCACGTTTGACTTGCAGTTCCTCAGCTACGACTCGTTGACGCAGGAACTGGATACGGTGGCCACACTTGCCGCCGGGCCGTTCACACACTTTACGACGAATGTCAATGTGCTCGACCAGCGTGAGCATGTTTCCTACTACTGGCATGTGCTGGCTAATTCGCTCTATCCTCCGCTTGCGGTGCGCAGTATCGAGCAAGATCCATTCGTTCTGGACACGACGCAGGCGACGGCGAACCGCACGACCGAGTTGCCGCGCGAGTTTGCCTTGCGGGCGATCTATCCCAATCCGTTTAACTCGTCGACGACGATTTCCTTTGACTTACCGCGCCCGAGCGCGGTATCGATGCGCGTCTACGATGTGACCGGTCGGGCCACCGCGACGTTGATCGAATCGCCACTGGAGGCCGGATCACACCGCCTGACTTTTGATGCCCACGGATTGGCCGCGGGAGTGTATTTTGTAAGCCTGCAGGCGGAGGGATATTCCGCCACGCGCAAGCTGTTGTTGTTGAAATGAAGGATATCTTTTCGAGGACTCCATGACGAAGCGTTTGTGGGTTACGCTGGCGGCGTTCTGGTTGGGCGCAAGCTCGGTCTGGGCCGGACGGCCTTCGGCGCAGGATACGCTGTACGAGCAGATTCGACACAACATCAATCTGTTCGGCGACGTGTACCGCGAAATCACCTTGAAGTATGTCGATACGATCGACCCGAACCAGTTTATTCAGGCGGGCATCGACGGCATGCTCTCGACACTCGATCCGTACACGGTGTTCATCGCCGAAGACGAGACGGACGATCTCGACGTGATCACGCAGGGCAAGTACGGCGGCGTGGGGTTGGAGATCGGCGTGCGCGGCACGGACAAAGTGCTGACCGTGATTTCGGCCATGGACGATTCGCCGGCGCAGCGCGTAGGTATTCGCAACGGTGACCGCGTATTGGCGATTGACGGCAAATCGACGCTGGGATTTTCGACCAACGACGCCGCGCATTTGCTGCGCGGCGAGCCGGGCACGGAGGTGAGTCTGACGATTGAGCGGACGGGCAGTTCCGAACCGATCGAATTCGTGATCACGCGCCGCGACATTGATATCAAAGATGTCCCGTACTCCGGTTTCGTGAAGCCGGGCGTGGGCTATCTCAAGCTTTCGCATTTTTCGCGGCGGGCGCCGGACGAGCTGGAAGCGGCGATCCGGGAACTCAAGGAAGGCGGCATGACGTCGCTGATTCTCGACTTGCGCGGCAATCCGGGTGGACTTCTGAGTTCGGCGATTGGTGTGTTGCAGCGGTTTTGCGGCAAGGGTGAAGAGGTGCTCGCCGTGCGCGGTCGCGGTGCGGAAGCGGGACAAGTCTTCCGCATGCCTGCCGATCCCGTGGCGGGCGACATACCGCTGGCCGTGCTCGTCGATGGCGGTTCCGCTTCGGCGGCGGAGATTGTGGCCGGGGCGGTGCAGGACCTCGATCGCGGCGTGATTATCGGCGAAACCACGTTCGGCAAGGGCCTGGTGCAATCCGTGATCGCGTTTGAAACGGGTGAAGCGCTGAAACTGACGACGGCGAAGTACTACACGCCGTCCGGCCGCCTGATTCAGCGCGTTGACTATTTCCACGACCAGGACAGCGTGATCGTCCTCCCCGCCTCGGAAAACCGCGCCGGCAGCTTCGTCACCCGTAACGGTCGGCCGGTCGAAGGCGGCGGCGGCATCGATCCTGATCTCGAGGTCGCGACTCCCAAACCCGGTCCGCTCGGCACGGAACTTTGGCGTCAGGGATTGTTCTTTGACTATGCGACAGAATACCGTGCCACTCATCCCACGCTGACATCCGAGAAGCTGGATGACGGTACGATGGCGAATTTTCGAGCCTGGCTGCTGGCACGCGGATTCAGTTACGATGTGGACGGGCACCAGGAAGTAATGGCGCTCAAGAAAATGCTGGAAGATGCCGGACTCGCGGACAGTTCGAGCGCGGATTTTGACCATCTTGAGCAGTTGTTGAGCAAACGCCGTGATCAGGATTTCGCCGCCGAGCGCGATTTTATTCGTCGCAGCATCGAACAGGAGATTGCGACGAGTTTATGGGGACCGCGCGGGCGCATCGAGGCGACGTTCGACGACGATTCGCAGATTCAGAAAGCGGTGGAGGTGCTCGAAAGTCGCGACGAGTACGGAAAAGTACTGGCGGTGGATGATTCAGCGGCAAAGAAGCAGTAAGCTGACGGCGGCGAATCCGATCTGGTGTCGATTGTTACTGGATGAAAAGGAATTTGCACATGATGAGCTTGAGTTTGAACCTGTTATTGATCCTGATGCTCGCCGGGGCGGCCTGGTCGCAGCCCGCCTCGTCGAGCCGCGTGGTCGTGCACCTGAAGGCCGAGGCCGCGCAAGAATTTCGCGCGGGTCTGCTCACGGCCGCCGAGCTGTCGCCGCTTGCGGGTGCGCTGACTCCCGTCTTTTACGCTCCCCGCATTCCGGAGCGATCGGCGCTATTTGACCGGCTCGGCATGGCGAACTGGTTCGTGGTCACGTCCCAGGACGGCGATGCCTCCGCCTTGGCAGGCGACCTTGCGGGTGATCGACGCGTGATCTCCGCTTACCCCGAGCAGCGTGTGGAGACGACGGTGCTGCCGAGCGACTTTGCGGTTTACAACATGTGGGGACTATCGAAGATGCAGTGCCCGGCGGCGTGGAATCTCGACCACGGCGATTCGGAGATTCTGATCACGACGATCGACACCGGCTGCAAGATTCAGCACCCGGACCTCGCGGCCAACATCCATGTGAATCCCGGCGAGGACCTGGACTCGAACGGCTTATGGGACGTTTCCGACAACAACGGCGTGGATGACGACAGCAACGGCTTCATCGATGATCTTGTCGGCTGGGACTTCGTGTCCGACACGATCAGTGCCGGCTCACAGGCGGTCGGCGAAGATTACGGTCCGCGCGACAACCTGATCTATCCCGATATTCATGGTCACGGCACTCACGTCATGGGAACCGCTGCGGCGGTGACCGGCAACGGAGTGGGCGTCCCCTCCGCCTCCTGGAATGGGAAGGCGTTCCCGCTGCGCGCCGGCTATGCTTGGATCGACGGCGGCGGCACGATGCGCGGTTCCGGAAACGAGACCGACTTTGCCGCGGCGATTCAGTATGCCGTGGACATGGACACGCGCATTATCAGCATTTCGTTCGGTGGCACCTACTACGACACGACGTTCGCGCTGGCCTGCCAGTATGCCCGCGGCAGCGGCGTGCTCGTGTTCGCTTCGGCGGGGAACAGCAACAATCAGACGATCCAATATCCGGCGGGATTCGCGGGGGTAATTTCCGTGGCAGCCACCGACTCCTTCGATGCCAAGGCGTCGTTTTCGACCTATGGCACCTGGGTGGATATCTCGGCGCCGGGCGTGTACATCTGGAGCACGATCTCGAACAGCAGCTATCGACCGGGAGATTACAGCGCGTTGAACGGAACGTCCATGGCCTGCCCGAATACGGCTTCCGTGGCGGCATTGTTGTACAATTTCTATCCGGCACTGAACGCGGATTCCGTGGAGTCGATTCTGTTGCGCACGGCGGACAATATTGACGCGCAAAATCCCACGCGGATCGGGCTGCTGGGCAGCGGACGAGTGAACGCTTACGCCGCGCTTAGCGAGGCATGCCTCACCAATCCGCTCCATACTCCGCGGATTGTGGTGCAGCAGATTGGGAGCGATGTAAAGGTAACATGGCCGAAGGTCCCGTGCGCAAGTTCGTACGAGGTCTCCTACGCGGACTCGCTGAGTGGCGGCTTTCAACAGCTTGCCGTCACGACGGACACAACCGCGATCGATCCCACCGCCGCGAACTTGAAGCGCTTCTACTCCGTGAAGGCCTATGAATAGTGCCTGCTGTGGCCGGTTGCGGGCGGCCTTGCTCCTGGTGCTGCTGCTGACTTCGCTCGGCTGCCGGGAAGACGAGTCCAGCGAAGAAACCCTTCCGCCGGTGATCGGGAGTGTGAAGGGGGTCTCGATTTCGCCGCGATCGTTCGGGCAGGCGGACTTCGAGCAGTTTCTGGGACTCGTGGCTGACGGTGGTGACTGGTTGACCTGGGCCGGCGATTGGATTCAGTTGGGTGATACGTCGGCCGGGCCGCATGCAGTGGAGACTTTCGAAGCGGACTATCACTTTTCCACGGTTCCGATTGCCACGCTGTTCGGCAGTGACTTGCAGCCGCTCCGGCCGCTGAGCGATTCCATGTTGACCGCGTACGCATCGCAGGCGGCGTTCTATGCGCGGCGCTACTATCCTGAATTCATGGGCCTTGGGATCGAGGTCAACCGCATCTATGACTCCGCCGCGCCGGACGCCTATCAGGCGTTTGTCGAGTTCTTTCCGCGCGCGGCCGATTCGGTCAAGGCGGCCTCACCCGATACGAGAGTATTTACCGTGTTTCAGTTGGAGTGGCTGAAGGGTCTGCGCGGCGGGCTGTATGGTGGCGTGAACGATACGACGCGGAATCAGTGGCAGCTCGCCGCGGATTTTCCTGCCGCGGACTTCATCGCGCTCACCACTTACCCCGGACTGATTTACCGCGATCCCACGGAGATTCCGGCGGACTACTACGCGGGACTTGCGGCGCGCCTCGGCAAACCGATTGCCTTCACGGAAGTGGGCTGGCACAGTGCGGCATCGCCCGCGGGCTGGGAGAGTAGCGAAGGCGAGCAGGCAGAGTTCTTGACGCGGTGGATCAGTCTGATCGCACCGCTCGATCCGGTACTCGTGATCTGGCCGTTCCTGTTCGATCCGGCCGCTCAAGAGCCGTTCAATACGATGGGATTGTGGAGGACGTCCGATGGGCAGGCGAAAGCCGCCTGGCTTGTCTGGTCGAGCGCTAACCTGTGACCGCGATTCCGCTATTTCTGCTGGGGCTTGTGACAGGCGTCTTGGGCGGTTTTCTGGGCGTCGGTGGTGGGCTGGTGATCACCGTTGTCTTGCTGGAAGTGCTGAAAGCGCAGGGGATGCCGGACGATGTGCGCTATCACGTGGCGTTCGGCACGACGCTGGTGGGGATTATCGGCACCGCGCTCTCGTCGAGCTTCACGTATGCGCGGATGGGTCGCGTGATCTGGCGCGTCGTGGCAATTGTCAGCGTGAGCGCCGTGTTATTCTCATTGATCGGCTCGAAACTGGCGGCGGAGTCTTCCGCGAATCTGCTGCACACTGTGTTCATCGCATTTTGCTTCGTGATGGTCGTGTTGCTGCTTACGCGCAAGGCACGACAGCAAGCCGATGGTCATGTGCACTCGGCCTGGAAGCTGCTGACGATTGGTGCGGGCGCGGGGCTGCTCTCCGCGTATCTCGGAGTGGCGGGCGGCGCGGTGATGGTCCCGACGATGATCTTGTGGGCGCATGTCGCCGCGGAATACGCTCCCGGGACGAGCAATGCGGTGGGTGTGTTGACGAGTCTGGTCGGCGCGGTCGGTTACATGATTCACGGCGCGGGCGCGGCGAATTTGCCGGCGGGTTCGTGGGGGTTCATTGTTCCGGCCTACGCGATTCCGCTCTTCTTCGGCACCCTGATCGGCGGACCGTTCGGCAGTCAGTTAAATAAGCGCTACGGCCGCGATTCGTTCCGCTATGTGTTCGCGGCGTTTCTGCTGGTGGTGGCGGTGAAGATGTGGTTCGAACATTAAGCGGGTGCCAAGTGGTAGCCTGTTGCCGCTCGTCTCTAATTGGCAAAGTCGATGGTGGACGGTTCGGCTGAAAGAAGTATCAGGAGTGTCTCATGATCCAGTGCCTTGTAGAAGGCTGCAAGACTCCGGTGGCCAAAGAAGGTCACGACATATGTTTCGACCATTGGAAGGCCAATCGTGATGGCAAATTGAAGAAGTGCGAGAAGTGCGGAAGGCTGATGGAAAAGGACAAACCCCTCTGTCTTGACTGCTACAACAAGGGACGAGAGGGGCAGGCAACGGGTCGAGCACTCACGGCGACTGCGATTGGTGAAAAGGTGGCATTGACGGCTAACAGAGTCAATGCAATTCTGGTTGAGTTGGCGTGGATTACGAAGGGGCCTGGGGATCACGGCTGGATCAGCACTCCACAAGGGCGGAAGAACGGCGCAGTTGATCGAGAGTTTGGTACGGATAAGACGCCGTTCGTTCAATGGAGTGAGGGCATCCTGCGCAATCGCGCTTTCACGGATGCGGTTCGAGACTTTAAGGGAGAAAAGCCGGTCATTCCGGAAACGTCGTCTGGCGCCAAGTCTGACGAATTGGGATTCCGCGAGAAGTTCCCGGCAACACATCGCGCTACGGACGGACACATGGTTCGATCACGGGGAGAGATGCTTATCGACAACTGGCTCTACGCGGCACAAGTAATTCATGCTTATGAGCGGAAGGTACCCATTGAAGAGGAGTTGTACTGCGACTTCTATCTCCCGACGGGGAAAGTGTATCTCGAGTTCTGGGGAATGGAGAATGATCCGGCCTACGCGGCACGAAAGCGGGCAAAGTTGGAGTTGTATAAGAAAAACGGACTCAATCTGATTGAGTTGAAGGACGCCGACCTCTTGAAACTCGATGATGTCATGCCCGCCAAACTTCGCCCATTCGATATCAAGGTATCTTGATGCGTGTACGTGATGCGTCGCTGCGCGCCAATGCGCAGATGGCGGCGAAGAAGTTCGTGGTACTGAGGTAGCCTTCTTCTCCGCCCCGACGCAAATTAGTCGCCTCGACCAGCCCTCCCGATGCCTCCATTTTGAGTGCTTGTATGTTCAAGTAACTGTTTTTTATATGGGTCGCGGATTTGCGTTTTTGGCTTTTTCTTATTATATTTAGGTCATTATGTCCTGTGCCTGCTTGCCCCTCCTTGCGCTGTGTTTCCCTTGCTCTTGACCCCGTTTCGCGACATCCCTGATACGCGTCTAATTCTTTTTATCAAAAGAAGTTAGGCGGTTTTGTTTGGTCAAATAATATTTTGTCGCCATCCTCGGAATTCACCATTTATCTCCATTGTAGCTGGATTAGATTTCCGCCGAGCGGGCCCCCTCACCCCGCCGGAGCTGCAATCCTACCCGCCGAGCCGGGTTAAGTCTTCGCAACCCGGCCGGAATCGGACTCTGTACGCACGCAGTGCCGCACTGCTTACAGCCATATCTCCGTCATGCCCCCCACTCCCCGCTTTCTCCGCCGCGGCAAGGTCCGCGATATTTATGAACTCGATGCCGATCATCTGCTGATCGTCACGACCGACCGGCTGTCGGCGTTTGATGTGGTGCTGCCCGATCCGATTCCGGGGAAGGGCAAAGTGCTGGCATCGATTACACGCTTCTGGATGCGGAAGTTTGCAGGGATTGTGGGGAATCATCTGACGGACATTACCCCCCCCAGCCCCCCCAACCGAGTTGGGGGGGAGACGTACTCTTCCGAGCAGCTTGATGTGGTGAAGAAATGCGAGGTGATTCCGGTGGAGTGCATCGTTCGCGGGTTCATCACCGGCTCAGGGTGGAAGGACTATCTGAAGACTGGCGAGGTGTGCGGGTACAAGCTGCCGGCCGGACTCAAGCAGTGCGCGGAACTGCCCGAGCCGCTGTTCACACCGTCCACGAAAGCGGAAGCGGGGCACGATCAGAACATCTCACCGGCTGAGGCGGCCAGGCTGATCGGAGCAGAGACGGCAAAGCGGATTGAAGAACTCGCAGTGAAGATTTACACGGCGGGTCGTGAGCATGCCCGGCAGCGGGGGATCTTGATCGCCGATACGAAGTTCGAGTTCGGCATTCGTGACGGCGAAATCCTCCTGATCGACGAAGTGCTGACGCCGGATTCCTCACGCTTCTGGCCCGAGGACAAATATGAACCGGGCCACGATCAGCCAAGCTTCGACAAACAGATCATCCGCAATTATCTCGAAACGCTGGACTGGGACAAAGCCGATCCAGGCCCGAAGTTGCCGCCGGAGATCATCGCCAGGACGCAGCGGGCGTATGCGGAGATCTTGCAGCGGCTGACGACGTAAGATGGCGGCCGGGTTGCGGCCTCAACCCGGCTCGGCGAGCACAACAATGAACAAAATCAATCTCACGCAATCCATCGAATACAATCCGGATGCCGTGGTGAGCAAGACGCTGGTGAAGCAGCCCCACGGAACGGTGACGCTGTTTGCCTTTGACAAAGGGCAGGAGCTGTCCGAGCATTCGGCGCCGTTCGATGCGCTGGTGCATGTGCTCGACGGCGAGGCGGAGCTGATCATCGGCGGTGAACCGGTGCGCGCAAATGCCGGGGAGTTCGTGAACATGCCCGCGAATATTCCGCACGCGGTGAAGGCGGTCACGCGATTCAAGATGTTGCTGACGATGATCAAGGGTTGAATATGACTCGGCGAGTCCAAATATAGCAAGCAGAGTTGCGGATAAGGGCAGAATCGCGTATATTAGAGCAGTCAGGCGCACCGATGCGCAGTTTTTGGGCGGCTAATTGTGAAATTATTCACAATTTACGATGGTTTGCCGCCGCCAATGTCACCCTCCCTCCCACCCCCACCAACGTTCAAACCTGTGGAGTCAGTCCTCATGTCGAACAAGCAAGCCGACCTCGCCGGCCCCGGAATCGGCACCTACGAAGAAGTTGAAAAGATCCTCCCGACGGCCTATCAGTCGCTGCTCACGCCGAAGGAGACGCAGATCGCGCTGGCCAAGCTGAAGCGGTTCATCGAGGACGGGATGTGCAAGTCGCTGAACCTGTTCCGCGTGGAGTGCCCGCTGATTGTGGATACGACCAGCGGCGTGAACGACTACCTGGACCGTGACGGCTCGCGTACGCCGATCGACTTCCATATCAACAACGACTACAACAAGAATCCGATTGACGCACAGGTGGTGCAGGCAGCGACGAAGTGGAAGCGCGTCGCTCTGAAGCAGTTCGACTGCCACGTCGGCGAAGGCATCATGACCGATATGCGCGCCGTGCGCAAAGACTACTTTCTCGATCACGATCACAGCGCGTATGTGGACCAGTGGGACTGGGAGCGCGTGATCACGATGGCCGACCGCAATCTGGACTTCCTGAAGCGGATCGTCACGAATATCTGGAAGGTCCTGACGGACAGCGAGGATTTCATTCAGAGCGAGTTCCCCAAACTGAAGAGCTCGAAGTGGCCCAACCTGCCGAAGGAGCTGGTGTTCCTGCATGCGGAAGAGATTTTGGATATGTATCCGGATCTGCCGCGCAAGCAGCGGGAGACGAAAATCCTGTCGGAGAAGTATCCGGCGGTGTTCATCATTGGCATCGGCTGGACGCTGAAAGACGGCTACCCGCACGAGATGCGCGCGGCCGACTATGACGACTGGGTGACGCCGAGCGTCGTAAAGAACGGGCAGCAGATGCACGGCTTGAACGGCGACATTCTGGTGTGGAATCACGTGACGAAGCGCCGTCATGAGCTGACGTCGATGGGAATCCGCGTGACGAAAGAGACGCTGAAGCAGCAGCTCGAAGCGACGAAGCAGTTGCACTTCCTCGACATGCCGTATCATCAGGCGATCATGAAGGACGAGATTCCGCTGTCGATCGGCGGCGGGATAGGTCAGGCGCGGACGTGCATGTCGATCTTGAAGAAGGCGCATCTCGGCGAGGTCAGCGTGACCGTGTGGCCGAAGGTGCTGAAGGAGATGTGCGCGCAACGACAGATTCACGTGTTGAACTGATTTTTGCGGAGAACACCGGGGCAGACAAGCAGCGCGAGACCCGAGGGTCTCGCGCTGCGCATGTGGGGTGTCGGGAGAGTTACTTCGGCTGGATCGTGATCGTGCGGCTCTTGGCCTCTTCAGCCTTGGGCAGCTTGATCACAAGGACGCCGTCTTCGAACCGGGCCGTCACCGCGTCAGCCTTGACGGTGCGCGGCAGGGAAAAGCTGCGTTCGAACCGGCCATAGGTGCGCTCGACGCGGAGCAAGTCGTGCTTGCCCTCGCGGACGTCCTGCTTGCGGTCCCCGGAAACGGTGAGCACATTGTTGTTCAGCGTGAGATTGACGTCTTCGAGTTTGACACCGGGCAGCTCCGCCAGAATCTCGTAGCTGTCGGTGTGCTCGACGATGTCAACGTTGGGCCCCCAGAACATGGAGTCGGAATTCTCGCGAGTGGTGTTGAAAAACTCATCGAGCACGCGCGAGATGGGGGCCATCTCCCGGTGCCAGCA belongs to candidate division KSB1 bacterium and includes:
- a CDS encoding aspartate--ammonia ligase — encoded protein: MSNKQADLAGPGIGTYEEVEKILPTAYQSLLTPKETQIALAKLKRFIEDGMCKSLNLFRVECPLIVDTTSGVNDYLDRDGSRTPIDFHINNDYNKNPIDAQVVQAATKWKRVALKQFDCHVGEGIMTDMRAVRKDYFLDHDHSAYVDQWDWERVITMADRNLDFLKRIVTNIWKVLTDSEDFIQSEFPKLKSSKWPNLPKELVFLHAEEILDMYPDLPRKQRETKILSEKYPAVFIIGIGWTLKDGYPHEMRAADYDDWVTPSVVKNGQQMHGLNGDILVWNHVTKRRHELTSMGIRVTKETLKQQLEATKQLHFLDMPYHQAIMKDEIPLSIGGGIGQARTCMSILKKAHLGEVSVTVWPKVLKEMCAQRQIHVLN
- a CDS encoding Hsp20/alpha crystallin family protein yields the protein MSVIRFKPGQPELAPCWHREMAPISRVLDEFFNTTRENSDSMFWGPNVDIVEHTDSYEILAELPGVKLEDVNLTLNNNVLTVSGDRKQDVREGKHDLLRVERTYGRFERSFSLPRTVKADAVTARFEDGVLVIKLPKAEEAKSRTITIQPK